In Acidimicrobiia bacterium, the genomic stretch GCTGGAGCCGGCGACGCTCGGACATTCGTTGATTGTCGGCCAGTCAAACGCCCCCCGCATCCCCTGCTTTCACCAACGTGATCCGGATCGCGATGGTGCATTTGACCCACGTCGGTCGCCCTCGCGGACGACCCAACGCCACTGGCCGCCCACGCGCAGGTCAACCTCACAGACGAGCCACTCCGACGTGTCGAAGCCCCACCAGCGCCTGACGAGCTCGGGCGTGGTCCACGCCTTGAAGACCATCGCGGCCGGGGCGTCGAAGACGCGGGTGATGAGGATCTCGGTATCCGACGGCAGGGCGACCACGGCGGAGCCGTGGCGGTTGCTGACGGTGTCGTTGCTGCTCATGGTGCTCTCTCCTCGGTTTGGAGCTCGGCGAGCAGGTCGTCGAGCCGGTCGAGACGGGCGTTCCAGGTGCGCTCGAACGTGCGCACCCAGTCGTGGACGGGCTTCAGCGCCGGGCCGTTGACCCGGTACCAGCGACGCCGGCCGTCCGCACGGACGAGCACGAGACCGACCGTCCGCAGCACGGCGAGGTGCTTGGACACCTGCGGCTGGCTGAGGCCGAGCCGGTCGACGAGCTCGCCGACCGTTGCCTCCTCGGCGCCCAAGGCGTCGAGGAGGTCGCGTCGACTCGCCTCGGCGACGGCGTTGAACGCATCGGTCGTCGTCGGCGTGCGAGCCATGGGGAGATCATATGCTGATATCGGAATATGTCGACCCTACCCGATGTGTTGCCAGATGTCGGGCTGTGAGTCGTCGACGTCCGTGAACCCGTATTCGTGTGCGAGCTGGGCCGAGCTGACCGATTGCTGGTTCCAACGGGTTCGGTCGGGATCCGATGCCATTGCAACGACCGCGCGCCCGACGTAGCGCGGCGACTCCGAGTGCACGAAGTCGGGTGGGGTGGCGGCGTCGCGCCAGTTCTCCTCGGTGGTGTCGAAGATGTCGAGCATCAGCTCCGACCGAAGCCAGCCCGGCGTGATCGCGACCGCGGTCGCGCCGTGGCGTTCCAGCTCATGGCCCTGCGAGAAGGCCAACCGGTTCACCGCAACCTTGGCCAGGTCGTAGTACACCGAGATGCGGTACCGCGTCGCGTTGTAGTCGAGGGTTCCGTCCGTCACCTCCACGAGCAGGCCGCCGGGCTGGTCGATGAGGAGCGGGAGGAGGTGATGCGACGTGATGAGGTGGGTGTCGATGGCGAGCCGCAGGATGCGCAGGCCGTTCTGGAGGTCGTGCTCCCAAATGGGGGTGTCCCATTCATCGGGGCCCCCCTTCAGCAGCTCGGCACCCCAGATGTCGTTGACGAGCACGTCGATATGTCCATGGTCGTCGCGGATCTGCTCGGCGAGCTTCTTCACCTGGTCGGCGTCGAGATGATCGACCGCGATCGCGACGCCAATGCCCCCGAGGTTGGTGACGAGCTCGGCGGTCTCTTCGATGGTCTCGCTTCGGTCGTAATCGGATTGGAGTGATCCCTTACGACTGGTGCGACCCGTGCACACCACCGTTGCGCCCGCTTCGCCCAACGCCGCAGCGATGCCACGCCCGGCGCCGCGCGTCGCCCCCGCAACGACGGCAACGCGACCGCGCAGGGCGTCTCGATCAGGCGACCATTCCATGCCTCAAGTCTGCCCACTCTTCCCTGAGGAACCAACGGCCGGCGCCCTGCACGCGATCCCGCCACGCGAGACTGCGTGGGTCGCGAGTTTTCGCGATCCCACGCAGCCCCGGTGGATGGTGAGTCGTCGTTGCCTCAGCCGGTGAGCTTGGGTGTCGCCAGAACCGGGATGGCAGGCGCGCCACCCGTCCCCGTGCCACCAGTCCCCGTGCCGCCGGTGGGCGTGCCGCCGGTGGGGGTGCCTGTCGGCGTTCCACCGGTGACGTCGGTATCGGTGACGATGTTGGTGATCGTGGTCGTACAGCTCACCCTGCCGCCGCCACCGTCCGCGGAATCCTCATTGCACTGATTCACCGTTACGGGCAGGCTCGAGCTCGACGTGCCCGAGGCCGAACAATGTGAGAACTCGGGAGCGAAAGTCACGAGACCGCCACCATTGCCCGTGCGATTGTTGCATTGGAAGATCGTGGCACCTCCCGCGTTCGAGACCGGGCTGCAGGTGTGTGGCGCAGTGCCGAGACCGTCGGGCTGATTGTTGTTGCACTGGTTGACGGTCGCCGTTGTCGCGGCTTGTGCCCCGCTCACGGCGATGTTGTTGATGATGTTGACGTGACACCGCAGGGTCCCGCCGCCGCCACGTGCGGAGGTGTTGCACTGGTTCACCGAGGTCACGATGTCCGTCGAGGTCAAGACGGTCGTAGCGCCGAGGTGATTGGTGGTCGTGATGACCGAGCCGGTTGTGCTCGGGCTGTCGGTCAGCGTGTTGATGACCGCGACGTCACAGTCCACGGTCAGACCAGGCGTGTTGTAGACGTTGTTGCACTGGTTCACCGAGATCGGCGCGGCCGAAGCCGGCTTCGTGGTGGACTCGAGCGCTACCGCGCTGAACCCGACGGCAAGCAGAATCGAGGCGAACAGGCTCGTCAGGAGTCGGACGCGCTTGGGCCCGCGACGAGGTTCATTGATGGGACCGTTCATGATCAACACTCCTTCTCGCTGGGAGCGTTGAGGGCAGGGTCTAGGTCCCCGAGACGTCACCGGGTCGGTGACATGGCCGCATCGATGGAACTCACGTCCCATCAAGTTGAGCGCTCTATCCCAGGGTTATCGGCCGGCACGTCACGAGACTTGAGCCGGCTTACGCACTCCTGGCGAATCGGGCATGCGCAACAGATGGCGAGCTGAGGAACTCGACGCACTCGTAGCCGACGGGTCCGCCGTCGAGGTGGTCGAAGAGCCGCTCGCCGCTTCCCAGCAGGATCGGCACGAACGCGAGGTGCATCTCGTCGATCAGGCCCGCACCGAGGTACTGCTGAATGGTGGCGGCACCGCCGCCGATCCGCACGTCGTTGCCGTCGGCCGCGTCCAATGCTTGCTCGAGTGCCGCATCGATGCCGGCCTCGACGAAGTGGAACGTGGTCCCGCCCTCCATCGTGATCGCCGCTCGCGGGTGGTGGGTGAGCACGAACACCGGGTGGTGGTACGGCGGTGTGTCGCCCCACCAACCCGTCCAGCTCTCGTCGCCCCATGAGCCACGGATCGGGCCGAACATGTTGCGCCCCATGATGGTGGCGCCGATGCCTTCGTCGCCCCGCGCGATGAAGTCGTCATCGATGCCTGGTTCGCCACCATCCATGCCTTGCATCTTGCGGAACGCGCGGGTCGCGAACGCCCATTCGTGCAGTCCCCGGCCGCCCACACCGAGCGGGTTGTCGACGTCCTGATCCGGCCCGGCCGCGTATCCGTCGAGTGACACCGCGAAGTTGTGCACGCGCAGCTTTGGCATTGCTCCTCCTCTCCCTGGTGACAGCTCAGAGCTCCGCCTGCACTGTTTCCTCGGGCTGACCTTTGAGTGTCCGAGTCTCGTGTCCGTTCGGCAGGCGCGGGACTGGACTCAGACCAGCCGGCGGTGGCGTCGGAACCAGAGGCCGGCACCACCGAGCGCGACGACCAGGCCGCCGGCGACGATGACGCCAACAGGGGAGTTGCCGTCGTCACCGGCTTGGATGTTGGGGCGACCCCCGCGCTTGGGCCCGCTCGTTTGCTCGCTCGATGCGCCGTTGTTGTTGGGCGAACGTGTCGACGTGGTGGTGACCTCTGTGCCGGCGGGCGCGGGCGTGCCGTCGGGGCTCGTCTCCGTGGTCGCGCCTACGCCCGAGAAGCCGGACGGGTTCGACGGTGACGTCGGCGCGGGCGGGGGTGACGCGCACCCGGCCGTGTCACAGAACGAGTGGTACGGCGGTGGCTGTCCGGTCCCGTAGGCCCAACCCTCCACCGAGCCGTTGCTCACCGGACTGCTGCCCGCGGCGGAGCCGGCGTACTGCCAGCTGCTCGATCCCGGCGGCGACTTCCAGTACGACCAGTACTTGCCTGTCGTCTCACCGAGACACTCGCCAGGAACCGCGGGGTTCCCGACGCCGTTGATCTTGCACACCGCGGTGCCCTGCCCCGAGTACCCGATCGTCTCGACGCTCGCGACCATCTGGAGCGCCTGGAGCCCGTTGATCGTGCCGCTGAACGAGATCGTGCGAGGGCTGTCGTTGCCGATCACGATCACGGCACGACTCGACGCGGCGTGCGCGACCGGTGCTGGTGCGATTGCGGTCGCGCTGGTGAAGATCGCCAGCGCCACCGCTGTCGCCGCGACGGCGCGCCGAAGCACGCGACTCCTCATCCGGTCAACCTCGGATCCGCGATGACTGCGGTCGGGACCCCAGGCGCGGCGGCCGGACTGACGACCGCCGGTCCGCTGGGGTCGAGGATGACACCGTTCGTGGTGTCGTCATCATCCCCGGGACCGTGGTCGGTCAGGGTCAGCGTGATGACGTTCCCGGCGAAGGCCGCGTGGTCGGTGAAGTCCTGCCACGCGCCGTCATGGAGCTTGAAGTAGCGGGTCAGCGCGGGTCCGCCGTGGAGCGTGAGCTCCACCTGCACGGTGCCACCGGGCGTCACGCCGAGGACGAGGAAGGTCACGAGCCCGCGCGGGAACGTGGCGCCGGTCGGGGGAGCCGGAGAGCCGGGCGCAGCGCTCGCGGTGACGCTGCCGAGGCTGCCACCGGACGGCACTTCCAGCGTCAGGTAGCCACCGCTCGCGCCAGGCAGCGAGGCGACATTCGCCTGCTCGGCATCGGGGATGCCATCGTCGTTGCCGTCGCCGCCGTTCGGCGCGCCCCACTCGACCGCATCAGTCACGCCGTCAGCGTCGGTGCACGTGAGTGGCGACACCGACGTCGCGCGCGGGACCTCGACGCGCACGAGTCCCTGGATTGCCTGCGAGGTCGCGAACGTGTTGATGCCGAAGCCGTCGTTCGGGCTCGCGATGCGCCCGTCGGGCTGCTGCTGCGCGGCGAGGAAGGCATCACCGGCCGGGAGGAACGTCAGCCGCCCCGCAACGCCGAGCGCGAGCAAAGCGAGCGCGGTCGAGTTCGGATCGTCGGTGCCGAACGACTGCCACGCGCCCGTGCCCTGCTGGGCGGATTCGAGATAGTCGAGACCCAGCTCGACGTTGGCATCCGACGTGGTGCTGTCGTCGTCTTCGAGCAGGGTGAGGATGGCCGTGGCGGTCGTGTCGATGTCACCACCGGTGCCGGTGGCATCGCCGTCGAAGGACCACGATCCGTCCGACTTCTGTGACGCGTCGATCTGCGTGATCGTCGCGTCGGGAACGTCGCTGGCGCCCGCGGTCAGCGCATAGGCGCGGCCCGCCGTCAGGATCGAGTTGAAGGCGAACAGCGAGAAGCCGAACCGCCCGTCGACCCCGGGCGCTCCGAGCACGGTCACGAGGTTCGTGGTTCCGCCGTCGCATTTGGGATCGAAGGACGTGGCGTCGATCCCGAGTGGGTTCGTCACCTGCACGATGACCTTTGCCGCCTGGCCTTTGGTGATCGGGGTGTCGGCGAGGTCATCGAACGCCTCGAGTGGGCTGTTGTCCGAGCCGCCGAAGCGGGTGGCCGCGACCTCCGCCATCGCGGCGTCGGCGTCCCACGAGCCCCCCGGCTGTGCGGCCGACGCGATGGCGAACGTCGCGTCGGATGTCTCGAAGCCGGGGAAGTTCGCGACTTCGAAGCCCCCATCGGCTTCTTGTTGCGTCCGCAGCCAGGCGAGCGCCTGGTTGACGGTTGCTGACGCGCCGAGGGTTGGTGTGCCGATGAGCAATGCGAATGTTGCGAAAAGTGAAGCAAGCGCGACGAACGACACCGCGCGACGCGAGATGCCAGCCATGACCTTCCTCCGCCAGCCCCTGGTCCACGAGGGCCGTATCGCGACCACCCCGAAGGGCGGCGTCCCCATTGGGAGCGCCGGTGGCCCGGCGGACGGCGGCGGGTAGCCTGGCTTGCGGAGTGCGAACGCCGGTTGTCCGGCGGCCGCAGCGCCGCTCACAGTTGCGGGTCAGCGTCGGTCTCGCACCGACTTCCCCCGTCCCCGGCGTGCCGGGAACCACACGCAGCATCCGGGCTGCGCGTGACCGCTGTCAGAGATGACCGTACCCACGATGCCCGAGCCGTCGCAAACGTCTGCGCACACGGAACGTCCGTGGCACGCGGTCACGTGGTTGTGCTGGGCACTGGCTGGCACGACCGCGATCCAGCTCGCAGACAATCCGCTCTACGTGCTGGTCGTGATCGGCGTGGCGTGGGTCGTGGTGTCCGCCCACGGGCGCGAAGGCCCGTTCGCTCGGGCGTTCCCCTGGCTGGTGGGGTTGGCGGCCGCCTTTGGCGTGCTTCGGGTCGTCCTGACCGCGGCCACGACCCACGGTGGCTCGGACGTGCTGTTCACGACGCCTTCGTTCACGCTTCCTGAAGTCCTCGGTGGCTTCACGGTCGGCGGAACGGTCGAGACCCCCGTGGTCGTCCATGCCGCCGCCGAGGGCCTGGTGATCGTGGGCATCGTTGCCGTCTTCGCCGCGTTCAACGCCGTCGTCTCGCACTACGAGCTCGTGCAGACCGCGCCGCGGGCATTCCACGAGCTGGGGCTCGTCGTCGTTGTGGCACTCGCGTTCGTCCCATCGATCATCACCGCCGCGCACGATGTCGGTGAGGCGGATCGAGCTCGAACCGGGGGGCGCGTCGTGCGTCGGGGACGGCTCCTCCGGCGACTCGTGCCCGTGTTGGAGAGTGGGCTGGAACGGGCGATCACGCTCTCGGAATCGCTCGACTCGCGCGGTTTCGCCCACCGGGGGCCGTCGGCTCGCGAGCGCGGTGCCGGCTGGTTCGGCGCGCTGGCGCTGCTCTCGCTCGGCGCAGGGTTCGTCGCGCTGATCGCCCGCGAAGGGACCATCGCGCTCCTCCTCGCGATCGCTGGCGCGGTGGGTGTCGGCGTTGCGGTCCTGCTCGTGTCGGGCTCGTCCGAACGAGTTCGCTACCGCCGCCGTCGGATCGCCACCGCTGATTGGGTCTGCATCGCGGTCGTGATCGCGGCGCCGGTCCTGCTCGGCGTCGTGAGCCTGGTTGGTGACAGCACCCTGCTGTGGCCGACCGATCCATTGGGCTGGCCGACGTTGCACGTGCTCCCGGTGCTGGCATTGCTGGCGCTCGTGGTGCCGTGCATGCGAGCGCCGTCGACCAGCAGCGTGGTCGCGGCGCCACGGGTGACGGCGCGCGCTGCCGCGGAGGCCGCATGAGCGCGATCGCCTATAGCGCGGTTTCGTTCGCATACCCGGACAGCGACCTCGCGCTCCAGGACGTGACCCTCGAAGTCGCGCCGGGAGAGATCCTGCTCGTGGTGGGCAGCTCGGGCTCCGGGAAGAGCACCTTGTTGCGGTGCGCGAATGGTCTCGTGCCTCACTCGTCCGGCGGTCGATTCTCGGGTGACGTCATCGCATTCGGTCGCAGCACCCGATCGCATCACCCGCGGGAGCTGGCCGACGTCGTTGGCTTCGTCGGTCAAGATCCAGAGGCTCAGTTCGTCGTCGACCAGGTCGAGCACGACATCGCGTTCGTGCTCGAGAACCTGGGTGTGCCCGAATCCGCGATGCGCCGACGCGTGGAAGAGACGCTCGACGCACTCGGCATCGCGCACCTGCGGGACCGGTCGCCGTCGACGCTGTCGGGCGGGGAGCGCCAACGCGCGGCGATCGCCGGTGCCCTTGCCGCAGCGCCGAGTGCCCTCGTGCTCGACGAGCCGACCTCACAGCTCGATCCGCAGGGCGCCGACGACGTCCTTGCCGCGGTGTCGCGGCTCAACGCTGATCTCGGCACGACGGTCGTGTTCGCCGAGCACAGACTTGAACGCGCAGCACCGCTCGCCGATCGCGCGGTGATCGTCGATGGTGGGCACGCCGCACCGCCGGCCCCAACCCGCTCGGTCCTGGCTGGCTATGAGGGCGCCCCGAGTGTCACCCGCCTCGGGCGGCTGGTCGGATGGGATCCGCTGCCACTCACCGTCCGCGAGGCCCGGGCGGCCGCGGCCGCGCACCCATTGCTCGGAACGGCCGGGCCCGAACCAGCTGCCAGCGCGCGCGGAGATGTGCTGGTTCGCGCGAACGGTTTGAGCGTGAGCCTCGGCAGCACCCAGGCGTTGCGCGACGCGTCGCTCGATGTGTGCGAGGGGGAGGTCATCGCGCTCCTCGGGCGCAACGGCGCGGGCAAGACCACGTTGCTGCGTGCGCTCGCACGCTTGGTGAAAGCGGACCGGGGCAGCGTGGAAGGTTCGGCCACGGTCGGGTACGTGCCGCAGGACCCGGGGAGCATGCTCTTCGCTCCTACGGTGCGCCGCGAGGTGACCGAGACGCTGCGTCTCCTCGGCCAGCGCGACGACGGCGCCGTGGACGCCTGGCTCGATCGACTTGGCATCGGTCATCTGGCGGAGCACCACCCGCGCTCGCTCGCGGGAGGAGAACGTCAGCGGATCGCGATTGCTGCCGTCGCGGTGGGGGGCGCGAGCGTGTTGCTGCTCGACGAGCCCACTCGGGGCATGGACGCGGCGTCGCGCAGTGCGCTCGAGCACGCGGTGAAGGAGCACGCCGAAAAGGGTGGCGCCGTCATCCTCGCGACGCACGACATCGAGCTCGCCGCCCTGTGCGCGACGCGCGCCATTGTCCTCGGCGATGGTGAGGTGATCGCCGAAGGACCGGCGCGAGCCGTGCTCGCCGGCTCGCTGTACGCGCCGCAAGTGCTGCGGGTCCTGCCGCCGTTCCTGACCGTGGCCGACGTTGCGGCCGCGCTGGCACGGGAGTCCTCGTGAACACCACGTCGCAGCGCGTGCCGACCGCGATGGTCTACGTGCTCATGGTC encodes the following:
- a CDS encoding metalloregulator ArsR/SmtB family transcription factor; the protein is MARTPTTTDAFNAVAEASRRDLLDALGAEEATVGELVDRLGLSQPQVSKHLAVLRTVGLVLVRADGRRRWYRVNGPALKPVHDWVRTFERTWNARLDRLDDLLAELQTEERAP
- a CDS encoding SDR family oxidoreductase; protein product: MEWSPDRDALRGRVAVVAGATRGAGRGIAAALGEAGATVVCTGRTSRKGSLQSDYDRSETIEETAELVTNLGGIGVAIAVDHLDADQVKKLAEQIRDDHGHIDVLVNDIWGAELLKGGPDEWDTPIWEHDLQNGLRILRLAIDTHLITSHHLLPLLIDQPGGLLVEVTDGTLDYNATRYRISVYYDLAKVAVNRLAFSQGHELERHGATAVAITPGWLRSELMLDIFDTTEENWRDAATPPDFVHSESPRYVGRAVVAMASDPDRTRWNQQSVSSAQLAHEYGFTDVDDSQPDIWQHIG
- a CDS encoding dihydrofolate reductase family protein produces the protein MPKLRVHNFAVSLDGYAAGPDQDVDNPLGVGGRGLHEWAFATRAFRKMQGMDGGEPGIDDDFIARGDEGIGATIMGRNMFGPIRGSWGDESWTGWWGDTPPYHHPVFVLTHHPRAAITMEGGTTFHFVEAGIDAALEQALDAADGNDVRIGGGAATIQQYLGAGLIDEMHLAFVPILLGSGERLFDHLDGGPVGYECVEFLSSPSVAHARFARSA
- a CDS encoding choice-of-anchor U domain-containing protein, which codes for MAGISRRAVSFVALASLFATFALLIGTPTLGASATVNQALAWLRTQQEADGGFEVANFPGFETSDATFAIASAAQPGGSWDADAAMAEVAATRFGGSDNSPLEAFDDLADTPITKGQAAKVIVQVTNPLGIDATSFDPKCDGGTTNLVTVLGAPGVDGRFGFSLFAFNSILTAGRAYALTAGASDVPDATITQIDASQKSDGSWSFDGDATGTGGDIDTTATAILTLLEDDDSTTSDANVELGLDYLESAQQGTGAWQSFGTDDPNSTALALLALGVAGRLTFLPAGDAFLAAQQQPDGRIASPNDGFGINTFATSQAIQGLVRVEVPRATSVSPLTCTDADGVTDAVEWGAPNGGDGNDDGIPDAEQANVASLPGASGGYLTLEVPSGGSLGSVTASAAPGSPAPPTGATFPRGLVTFLVLGVTPGGTVQVELTLHGGPALTRYFKLHDGAWQDFTDHAAFAGNVITLTLTDHGPGDDDDTTNGVILDPSGPAVVSPAAAPGVPTAVIADPRLTG
- a CDS encoding ATP-binding cassette domain-containing protein encodes the protein MSAIAYSAVSFAYPDSDLALQDVTLEVAPGEILLVVGSSGSGKSTLLRCANGLVPHSSGGRFSGDVIAFGRSTRSHHPRELADVVGFVGQDPEAQFVVDQVEHDIAFVLENLGVPESAMRRRVEETLDALGIAHLRDRSPSTLSGGERQRAAIAGALAAAPSALVLDEPTSQLDPQGADDVLAAVSRLNADLGTTVVFAEHRLERAAPLADRAVIVDGGHAAPPAPTRSVLAGYEGAPSVTRLGRLVGWDPLPLTVREARAAAAAHPLLGTAGPEPAASARGDVLVRANGLSVSLGSTQALRDASLDVCEGEVIALLGRNGAGKTTLLRALARLVKADRGSVEGSATVGYVPQDPGSMLFAPTVRREVTETLRLLGQRDDGAVDAWLDRLGIGHLAEHHPRSLAGGERQRIAIAAVAVGGASVLLLDEPTRGMDAASRSALEHAVKEHAEKGGAVILATHDIELAALCATRAIVLGDGEVIAEGPARAVLAGSLYAPQVLRVLPPFLTVADVAAALARESS